The Actinomycetota bacterium region CCGTCACCCGCCTGGGCGATCGGGACGTACGATTCTGAAGGCAAGCCCAACGTCATGACCGCGGCCTGGGCGGGTATCTGCTGCTCGCGTCCGCCGGCAATGGCTGTTTCCCTGCGCAAGGCTACCTACAGTTACGGGAACATCGTCGCCCGCGGCGCCTATACGATCAGCATCCCCTCGGAAAAATACGTCCGCGAAATCGACCGCATCGGCGTCGTCTCCGGCCGCGATGTCGACAAGTTCGCCGAGCTCGGCCTCACCGCCGTGCGCGCCGAGCACGTCGACGCGCCCTACATCGAGGAATTCCCCGTCATCATCGAGTGCAAGGTCATCCACACGATCGAGATCGGGCTGCACACGCAGTTCATCGGCGAGGTGATGGACGTGAAGGTCGACGAGGACGTCCTCGACGAGCAGGGGCAGCCCGCCGCGGAAAAGGTCAAACCCTTCACCTTCAGCATGTCCGACCGCACCTATCACGGCATCGGCGAGCTCCTCGGCGGCGCCTTCTCCATCGGCAAGGAAAAGTAAGACCCGGGATATCTCCCGGATTTGCCCGGCAATAATCTCCGCGTTTCATTTCCTCCGCTTGCGTCAATCATAGAAAACGGAACCACCGTAATTGCACCTGCCGTTTTCAGGAGGCGCCATGAGCTTTTTTCAGAAGCAGATGAGGGCGGGGGAGGCCGTCGCCTTCGGCGGGAGGCAGATCGTGCCGCTCTCCGTTTCCCGCGAGTTGATGATCCCGGGAAAGCCGGGCGGGCTCATCGTCAACCGCCCGCACTCCGTGACCGTCATCGAGGCGGACGGCAGCGAGCGCTCCATCCCCGTGCCCAGACCGGCGAGCAAGATCCAGTTCATCCTGCCGGGACTGATGCTGTTTATCCTCATCATCAAACTGATAACCCGCGCGAACCGGAGGCCGTCATGAATGAAGCATCACAGCAACCAGAAGCCAACGCGGAGGGATTCCCCGTCGTCTTCGATACCATCCGTGAGGTCATGCGCAGGTTCAGCGACGCCGCCAGCGTCAACGCAGTCTACGGGGAACCGGTGACTCACGGCGACAACCTGATAATCCCCTGCGCCGAGATCGTCTACGGGATGGGTTTCGGCATGGGCGGTGGAATGGGCACCGGGCCCGGAGGCAAGAAGAATGAGATGTCGACAGCCGGGGGAGAGGGCAACAAGCCCGAAGGAGAGGCCGCAGCGCATGGGGGAGAGGCCGCGCCCGAAGGCGCCGGCTCCGGCGGCGGAGGCGGGGGCAAGGCGTTCTCGCGCCCGGTCGCTGTCGTCATTGCCTCTCCGGAAGGCGTCAGGATCGAACCGGTCGTCGACAAGACCAAGATCGTGCTCGCCGCTTTGACCGCCAGCGGATTCATGCTGGGAATGGTCATAAAGATGGCCAAAGGAGGCCGTGCCCGAGGTTGACCGCGCTTGAGCGCCCGAGGTTGACCGCGCTTCGCACTGCCGATATGCTCTGGCCTATGGCAGGCAGCGAAAAGAAATCCGGCAGGGCTAAAGAGTCCAGCAGCCACTCTCTTCGCTGCCGCCCAAAGAGAAAAAACCCAGGAAGAAAAAA contains the following coding sequences:
- a CDS encoding flavin reductase family protein, translated to MKRSVGAKTIAFPSPAWAIGTYDSEGKPNVMTAAWAGICCSRPPAMAVSLRKATYSYGNIVARGAYTISIPSEKYVREIDRIGVVSGRDVDKFAELGLTAVRAEHVDAPYIEEFPVIIECKVIHTIEIGLHTQFIGEVMDVKVDEDVLDEQGQPAAEKVKPFTFSMSDRTYHGIGELLGGAFSIGKEK